Genomic window (Penaeus vannamei isolate JL-2024 chromosome 22, ASM4276789v1, whole genome shotgun sequence):
tatatatatatatatatatatatatatatatatatatatatatatatatatatatatatatatatatatatattaacatatatatgtagatcttaTGTTAGCTTTATATTCAGGTATTCCAAAGTAATGCTTAATTTATTCCATGAAGAGTCAAAGCTAATAGTCATTTGTATATCTCTGTATGTAACTAAAATCatctggtcatatatatatatatatatatatatatatatatatatatatatatatatatatatatatatatatatatatatatatatatatatatatatatatatatgtatatatacatatatatataatttatctatctatctgtttatatatagatagatagatagatagatagatagatagatagataaatttagatatagatatagatatagatagataatctatctatctatctgtatatatatatatatataaatatatatatatatatatatatatatatatatatatatatatatatatatatatatatatgtatatatatatacatatatatatatatgtatatatatatacatatacatatatatatatataaatatatatatatatatatatatatatatatatatatatatatatatatatatatatatatgaatgtgtgtgcgtttctgtatccgtgtttgtttatgcgtgtacGTATGGATACAGCGTtgattgtgtgcacgtgtgcttattatatacatgcacattgtAGAGTTTATAGTGTTGCTTTTTTCTGGAGATAGAGGATAGTAAACAAATGTGTCGAAATTTATCATATTGTAAGAAATAAAATGCAcctttattttgtcttcttgtttCATAATATAAGTATAAGCAGCAATGCAGGCCATTTAAGGAGTGGTATATAATCCAGAAAGAGAGCTTCCCACACCTCTGCTTACCGCTCCAAATCTACTGCCTGCACCAGCTCCACCTAATCCTTCGCTAACAGTACCAAATCCACTGCCTGCAGCAGCTCCACCGAACCCCAAGCTAAGCGTACCAAATCCACTGCCTCCTACTAATCCACCAACTCCTCCAGTGTTACCGCCTCTTTCAGCGCCGGCAGATCCAATTATTTGTCCATCGGCTTCAGCGGCTGAACCCAGAGCAGTATTGAGATCCACACCAATGGGTAGAGTTGGGTTCTTACCCTCTTAATAATTGATGTAGTTTTCGAGGTCAGATGGAGGATGGGCTGGTACTTCGATGACACGCTGAGCCTGTTCGTCCTTCTTGTTGAGTACATAGACAATATTCTCCTGTCGTGGTGGGGGAATAAAGATGGGTTTAGATCCTCCTTCTTCGGGAAGTCGCACGAAGAAAATATTATGATCAACTCTTAGAGGAGGAACACTTGGTGGTGGACCAATAGGCTCTTTTTGTTCAGGAACATCGAAGACAAATACTTTCCTTTTCACACTGGTGTAACGCAAGACCTATCCACATCATGAATTTGTCCTTCCCCACATTGTTCCAAAATTCCAACACCGCCGGAGATGCCAGTTCCTACTCCTTGACCAGATCCAACAGAAAGACCTCCTAGACCTGCACCAGCTGAAACTCCTCTCCCAACTCCATGGC
Coding sequences:
- the LOC138865776 gene encoding uncharacterized protein, whose product is MELGEEFQLVQVLRYTSVKRKVFVFDVPEQKEPIGPPPSVPPLRVDHNIFFVRLPEEGGSKPIFIPPPRQENIVYVLNKKDEQAQRVIEGKNPTLPIGVDLNTALGSAAEADGQIIGSAGAERGGNTGGVGGLVGGSGFGTLSLGFGGAAAGSGFGTVSEGLGGAGAGSRFGAVSREYSVSWITCQPCEAFVIPKVIPVGKQVYKAA